The following are encoded together in the Schistocerca americana isolate TAMUIC-IGC-003095 chromosome 6, iqSchAmer2.1, whole genome shotgun sequence genome:
- the LOC124619232 gene encoding RNA-binding protein 7 isoform X2 has product MKVQSVASTNQYTAGPLEAVRIPKDKDGRQRSFAFVVFKHESSVPYAIALFDGTALYNKVLQLKSRQVPNEKNFGNMSHQRAYSAPVNSNSKPSASPDFHHLLQFGQQMLSPGMRPSDPVTGLRNLYESQRGTSNYLGAPFHLNSLQGNWSSRNHPYSVHGNGQKRKSSDRDRNYRREHRNSDRKGFSRY; this is encoded by the coding sequence GCTGGTCCATTGGAGGCAGTGAGGATTCCTAAAGATAAAGATGGCAGGCAGCGTTCATTTGCGTTTGTTGTCTTTAAACACGAAAGTTCTGTACCTTACGCGATAGCATTATTTGACGGGACTGCATTGTATAATAAGGTTTTACAACTCAAATCAAGGCAGGTACCAAACGAGAAAAATTTTGGAAACATGTCCCATCAACGTGCATACTCTGCTCCAGTCAATTCAAATTCGAAACCAAGTGCTTCACCGGACTTTCACCATTTGCTTCAGTTTGGACAACAGATGCTAAGCCCAGGAATGAGACCTTCAGATCCAGTTACAGGTCTAAGGAACTTATATGAAAGTCAGAGGGGAACTTCAAATTATCTTGGTGCACCTTTTCATTTAAACAGCCTTCAGGGAAATTGGTCCAGTAGAAATCATCCTTATAGTGTGCATGGAAATGGACAGAAACGAAAAAGTTCTGATCGTGACCGAAATTACCGGAGAGAACATAGGAACAGTGACAGAAAAGGGTTTAGTCGTTATTAA